From a single Vallitalea longa genomic region:
- the rlmB gene encoding 23S rRNA (guanosine(2251)-2'-O)-methyltransferase RlmB, giving the protein MDNNDLILEGRNAVAEALKADRSIDKVFIIDGKHDGPLKKIVAEARKRNIIVNFVNKDKLNDISITKKHQGVIAYAAAYNYVDVKDIVQIAADKGEAPFIIILDSIEDPHNLGAILRTANIVGVHGIIIPKRRAVGLTSTVAKTSAGAIEYTKVARVTNVARTIDELKKEGFWIACADMEGDLMYDVDLKGSLAIVIGNEGEGVSKNVKDKCDFIVKVPMKGDITSLNASVAAGVLTYEALRQREYN; this is encoded by the coding sequence ATGGATAATAATGATTTAATATTAGAAGGAAGAAATGCTGTAGCAGAAGCGCTAAAAGCTGATAGAAGTATAGATAAGGTTTTTATTATAGATGGCAAACATGACGGTCCATTAAAAAAAATCGTAGCAGAAGCAAGAAAGAGAAATATTATTGTTAATTTTGTAAATAAAGACAAATTAAATGATATTTCCATTACAAAAAAACATCAAGGAGTCATAGCTTATGCAGCGGCATATAACTACGTTGATGTAAAAGATATAGTACAAATAGCTGCTGATAAAGGAGAAGCTCCTTTTATTATAATTCTTGATAGTATTGAAGATCCACATAATCTAGGAGCTATACTTAGAACGGCTAATATTGTAGGTGTTCATGGTATAATTATTCCTAAGAGAAGGGCGGTAGGTTTGACTTCGACTGTTGCAAAAACATCAGCTGGTGCAATAGAATATACGAAAGTAGCAAGAGTAACTAATGTTGCTAGAACTATTGATGAGCTTAAAAAAGAAGGTTTTTGGATAGCTTGTGCTGATATGGAAGGTGACCTTATGTATGATGTTGATTTAAAAGGTTCTCTTGCAATAGTTATTGGTAATGAAGGTGAAGGAGTATCTAAGAATGTGAAAGACAAATGTGATTTCATAGTGAAGGTACCAATGAAAGGCGATATAACTTCACTGAATGCATCTGTTGCTGCAGGAGTTTTAACCTATGAAGCATTAAGACAGAGAGAATATAATTAA
- a CDS encoding NYN domain-containing protein, translating to MTREFLLVDGYNIIYAWDKLKKALEEESLEIARKKLLDIMSNYQGYKKINVIVVFDAHRVKGNRSIERYNNIDVVFTKEVETADHYIEKVAHLIGRDYRVRVATSDGLEQTIILGKGASRISARELHNEINMMDKDIRKNFIEKIQIDNNRLEGHLDSKVLEWMEKMRRK from the coding sequence TTGACACGAGAATTTCTATTAGTAGATGGGTACAATATTATTTATGCTTGGGACAAGCTGAAGAAAGCATTAGAAGAAGAGAGTCTAGAAATAGCTAGAAAGAAATTATTAGATATAATGTCTAATTACCAAGGCTATAAAAAAATAAATGTAATAGTTGTATTTGATGCACATAGAGTGAAAGGAAATAGAAGTATCGAAAGATATAATAACATTGATGTAGTATTTACAAAAGAAGTTGAGACAGCTGATCATTATATTGAAAAAGTCGCTCATCTAATAGGAAGAGATTACAGAGTAAGGGTAGCTACATCAGATGGACTTGAACAAACTATTATCCTAGGAAAAGGTGCTAGCAGAATATCAGCTAGAGAATTACATAACGAGATAAATATGATGGATAAAGATATTCGAAAGAATTTTATTGAGAAAATACAGATTGATAATAATCGTTTAGAAGGTCACCTAGACTCTAAAGTTTTAGAATGGATGGAAAAGATGCGTAGAAAATGA
- the cysS gene encoding cysteine--tRNA ligase: MKIYNTLTNKKETFTPIEEGKIKMYVCGPTVYNYIHIGNARPLIVFDTVRKYFEYKNYDVKYVTNFTDVDDKIIKKANEEGVDFKEISSKYMKEFLVDSKGLDVKPATMYPKATEEIGGMIEMIKTLIEKGYAYEVNGSVYFETKKFESYGKLSNKNQEDLEAGARIAVDTEKRNPMDFVLWKPKKEGEPAWKSPWGEGRPGWHIECSVMAKKHLGDSIDIHAGGEDLIFPHHENEIAQSEAANGKQFSKYWMHNGFINVDNKKMSKSLGNFFTVREIVDEFSYDIVRFFMLNAHYRSPINFSRELIRAAANGLERIQTGRKNLNYLYEDAKMNDYTEKEIVFVNDKELEKYKHKFESAMEDDFNTADAISVIFELVKFANKNTDSDSSKEFINNIIILIDELCGILGIESKKKEGLLDEDVNKLIEKRQQARKDRDFALADEIRDELKEKGIILEDTREGVRWHRG; encoded by the coding sequence ATGAAAATCTATAATACTTTAACAAATAAAAAAGAGACATTTACACCTATTGAAGAAGGAAAAATAAAGATGTATGTCTGCGGTCCAACAGTTTACAATTATATTCATATAGGTAATGCAAGACCATTAATTGTATTTGATACTGTAAGAAAATACTTTGAATACAAAAACTATGATGTTAAATATGTTACCAACTTTACAGATGTAGATGATAAGATTATAAAAAAAGCTAATGAAGAGGGAGTAGATTTTAAAGAAATATCCAGTAAATATATGAAAGAATTTCTAGTGGATTCAAAGGGATTAGATGTTAAACCTGCTACCATGTATCCAAAAGCAACAGAAGAGATAGGTGGTATGATTGAAATGATTAAGACTCTAATAGAAAAAGGTTATGCATATGAAGTTAATGGCAGTGTATATTTTGAAACCAAAAAATTCGAGTCATATGGGAAATTATCTAATAAAAATCAAGAAGATCTAGAGGCAGGAGCTAGAATTGCTGTAGATACAGAAAAAAGAAATCCAATGGACTTTGTATTATGGAAACCTAAGAAAGAAGGAGAACCTGCTTGGAAGTCACCTTGGGGTGAAGGTAGACCAGGGTGGCATATAGAGTGTTCTGTAATGGCTAAAAAACATCTTGGAGATAGCATAGATATTCATGCTGGTGGTGAAGATCTTATATTCCCACATCATGAAAATGAAATAGCACAAAGTGAGGCTGCTAATGGTAAACAGTTCTCTAAATATTGGATGCATAATGGTTTTATTAATGTTGATAATAAGAAGATGTCAAAATCCTTGGGTAATTTCTTTACAGTAAGGGAAATAGTAGATGAATTTTCATATGATATTGTAAGATTTTTTATGTTAAATGCTCACTATAGAAGTCCAATTAATTTTAGCCGAGAGCTTATTAGAGCAGCAGCTAATGGATTGGAAAGGATTCAAACAGGTAGAAAAAATCTAAATTATTTATATGAAGATGCTAAAATGAATGACTATACTGAAAAAGAAATTGTATTTGTTAATGATAAAGAACTAGAGAAATATAAACATAAATTCGAATCTGCTATGGAAGACGATTTTAATACTGCAGATGCTATATCTGTAATATTTGAATTAGTTAAATTCGCTAATAAGAATACTGACTCTGATTCTTCAAAAGAGTTTATTAATAATATTATTATACTAATAGACGAACTATGTGGTATACTAGGAATAGAGAGTAAGAAAAAAGAAGGTCTTCTTGACGAAGATGTAAATAAATTAATTGAAAAAAGACAGCAAGCTCGTAAAGACAGAGATTTTGCATTAGCTGACGAAATAAGAGATGAGTTAAAAGAAAAAGGTATTATCCTTGAAGATACACGTGAAGGTGTACGTTGGCATAGAGGATAA
- a CDS encoding Mini-ribonuclease 3 has protein sequence MQEFIDYFKDSLEIKDVDPKQYSPLVLAYIGDSVYDLVIKSKVIAEGNAPVNKLHKKTSSYVKASAQAKMFRRIEDILTDEELVIFKRGRNAKSSTVPKHAALIDYRVATGLEALIGFLYLKNRFKRIIELIVRGVE, from the coding sequence ATGCAAGAGTTTATTGACTATTTTAAAGATAGTCTAGAAATAAAAGACGTAGATCCTAAGCAGTATTCACCTTTAGTTCTTGCATATATTGGAGATAGTGTATATGATTTGGTTATCAAGTCAAAAGTTATAGCAGAAGGAAATGCACCAGTTAACAAACTGCATAAAAAGACTAGCAGTTATGTTAAGGCATCTGCACAAGCTAAGATGTTTAGAAGAATTGAAGATATATTGACCGATGAAGAATTAGTCATATTCAAAAGAGGAAGAAACGCTAAGTCATCAACAGTACCAAAACATGCAGCTTTGATTGATTATAGAGTTGCTACTGGACTAGAAGCTTTAATAGGTTTTTTATACTTGAAGAATAGATTTAAAAGAATCATTGAATTAATTGTTAGAGGAGTAGAATAA
- the sigH gene encoding RNA polymerase sporulation sigma factor SigH, with protein MDYATWYDDSYVTYSDEQLVELVREGDNEALDYLMNKYKILVEKKAKSYFLIGASRDDIIQEGMIGLFKAIRDFKEEKTASFYSFADLCVTRQMISAVKASTRQKHLPLNSYISLNKPSYEEENDKTTLIDKMPSRKIINPEELLIGQENLSIIEHELSERLSKLEKEVLQSYIYGKSYVEIAVNLDRPVKSIDNALQRIKKKVEIILVEKGV; from the coding sequence TTGGATTATGCTACTTGGTACGACGATTCATATGTTACGTATTCAGATGAACAACTTGTGGAGTTAGTGAGAGAAGGGGATAACGAAGCTCTAGATTACTTAATGAATAAGTATAAAATTTTGGTTGAAAAGAAAGCAAAATCTTATTTTTTAATAGGTGCTAGCAGAGATGATATTATTCAAGAAGGTATGATTGGACTCTTTAAGGCAATTCGCGATTTTAAAGAAGAAAAGACTGCGTCCTTCTATTCTTTTGCTGATTTATGTGTGACAAGACAGATGATATCAGCTGTGAAGGCATCTACAAGACAAAAACATCTTCCTTTGAACTCATATATTTCATTAAATAAACCATCTTATGAGGAAGAAAATGATAAAACGACTTTGATCGATAAAATGCCATCTAGAAAAATTATTAATCCTGAAGAGTTATTAATTGGACAGGAAAACCTAAGTATTATTGAGCATGAACTTTCAGAAAGACTAAGTAAACTTGAAAAAGAAGTTTTACAAAGTTATATATATGGTAAAAGTTATGTTGAGATAGCAGTTAATCTTGATAGACCTGTAAAATCGATTGATAATGCGTTACAGAGAATAAAGAAAAAAGTTGAGATTATTTTAGTTGAAAAAGGGGTTTGA
- a CDS encoding DUF4358 domain-containing protein gives MKRILAIITIMMAMSVMFVGCSKDNEDKDNNTNVENPDSGNKDDNEDKDGNQEIEKDVKVEDIAESIKDQIVKDMVEKGLNEEDITDETPLPGYIYSDLKQGEEDALVTLEIDKDKIEEGRMIVPMINLNSDQIIILKAVDDEAVTDLKEFLEKTKEDQIGVWEQYLPDQYEKVKNNIIKTSGKYLLYVTYDNPEIIEEIFDNMIK, from the coding sequence ATGAAAAGAATATTAGCAATAATAACTATAATGATGGCAATGTCAGTAATGTTTGTAGGGTGTAGCAAGGATAATGAAGATAAAGATAATAATACAAATGTTGAAAACCCAGATTCAGGCAATAAAGATGATAATGAAGACAAGGATGGTAATCAGGAAATAGAGAAAGATGTTAAAGTTGAAGATATCGCAGAATCAATTAAAGATCAAATAGTAAAAGATATGGTTGAAAAAGGATTAAATGAAGAAGATATTACAGACGAAACCCCTTTGCCTGGATATATATATTCTGATTTGAAACAAGGAGAAGAAGATGCTCTAGTTACACTTGAAATTGATAAAGATAAAATTGAAGAAGGTAGAATGATAGTTCCAATGATCAATCTTAATTCTGATCAAATCATCATATTGAAAGCAGTTGATGATGAAGCAGTAACTGACCTAAAAGAATTTTTAGAAAAAACTAAAGAAGACCAGATAGGTGTTTGGGAACAATACTTACCTGACCAATATGAAAAAGTAAAAAATAATATTATTAAAACAAGTGGTAAATACTTATTATATGTAACTTATGATAATCCAGAAATAATAGAAGAGATATTTGATAACATGATAAAATAA
- a CDS encoding acetate--CoA ligase family protein, with product MNISIGSISIINDILDNAYENGRKTLYEHEVYMLLKSIGLDVPKFVFVKDSNELTEKMLEKFGHDIVVKIVSSDISHKQKLGGVKVVKNQETLYVGYVLDKMKKEVLSHFDEDKPKIEGFLIVEFVPHTQSIGYEVLIGGKDDSSFGPVITFTKGGDDAEFFAKYYDPANLFLPPFSYKKALELVNDLNICHKFKEIGHEEYLGLMAKAASLISSFAFHYSYACKEKPKYIIKALDINPFVITKDNRFIAVDGFAQFEKADAMKETMKEANVTNIEPFFNPKGIAVIGVSANPDKHSMGREIAKLLHDLGREDIYFVNNKGGKTVIGDKEYVLYKSIDEIPVHTELAVYVAKAKYVFSFFEDMKTNIPKSVVLIPGIPSDMKYAEFKENLSKVLPEDIRIIGPNCMGVFYGNDEVNQGVNTLFIDEERLELNTCEDSNTVFLTQSGGMALTLIDKFSHLKIFKSVVSFGNKYDVKIVDLIKYFAPKDDISNIALYVEGFDEGEGRKFYELAKDIDKPIIIYKSGKTDAGAKAAASHTAAMSGDYDVFKAVCEQAGVILIDDIKTYYDCIKAFSLLADKKVNGRKVAGVVNAGFEATIAADELGNLELATLSDETKEKLEQLNYHGLIDTSSSIIDVTPMTEDVLYAKYIETIIQDDAVDALFVSIVPHANDLRALPNACYEDDSLANTLVRLVKKYNKPITVSVNAGKFYREFISIMEEGKIAVYSDIRSSVKALDTFVSYNTRDLQ from the coding sequence ATGAATATTTCAATAGGATCTATAAGTATAATTAATGATATACTTGATAATGCTTATGAAAACGGTCGTAAAACTCTATATGAACATGAAGTATATATGTTATTGAAAAGTATAGGTTTGGATGTTCCAAAATTTGTATTTGTTAAAGACTCGAATGAATTAACAGAAAAAATGCTAGAGAAATTCGGTCATGATATTGTTGTTAAAATAGTTTCATCAGATATTTCTCATAAACAAAAATTAGGTGGAGTAAAAGTAGTAAAAAATCAAGAGACTCTATATGTAGGATATGTACTAGATAAAATGAAAAAAGAAGTTCTATCCCATTTTGATGAAGATAAACCCAAAATAGAAGGATTTCTTATTGTGGAATTTGTTCCTCATACCCAGAGCATCGGTTATGAAGTATTGATTGGTGGTAAAGATGATTCTTCATTCGGACCAGTAATAACATTTACTAAAGGTGGAGATGATGCAGAATTCTTCGCTAAATATTATGATCCTGCTAATCTATTTCTTCCTCCTTTCAGTTATAAGAAGGCATTGGAATTAGTAAATGACCTTAATATATGTCACAAGTTCAAAGAAATCGGTCATGAAGAATATCTTGGATTAATGGCAAAGGCTGCAAGTCTTATCAGTTCGTTTGCTTTCCATTATTCTTATGCGTGCAAAGAAAAGCCTAAATATATTATTAAAGCTCTTGATATTAATCCTTTTGTTATAACAAAAGATAATAGATTCATTGCAGTAGATGGATTTGCACAATTCGAAAAAGCTGATGCAATGAAAGAAACAATGAAAGAAGCTAATGTTACCAATATTGAACCTTTCTTTAATCCTAAAGGAATAGCTGTTATAGGTGTATCAGCTAATCCAGATAAGCATAGTATGGGTAGAGAAATAGCCAAGTTATTGCATGACTTGGGTAGAGAAGATATATATTTTGTAAATAACAAAGGTGGAAAAACAGTAATAGGAGATAAAGAATACGTATTATATAAAAGTATAGATGAAATACCTGTACATACTGAATTAGCTGTTTATGTTGCGAAAGCAAAATATGTTTTTTCATTCTTTGAAGATATGAAAACCAATATTCCTAAATCAGTAGTATTGATACCTGGTATTCCTTCAGACATGAAGTATGCTGAATTCAAAGAAAATCTATCAAAGGTATTACCAGAAGATATTAGGATAATTGGTCCTAACTGTATGGGTGTTTTTTATGGAAATGATGAGGTTAATCAAGGAGTAAATACATTATTTATTGACGAAGAAAGGTTAGAACTGAATACCTGTGAAGATAGTAACACTGTATTTTTAACTCAAAGTGGTGGAATGGCTCTTACATTAATTGATAAATTTAGCCATCTGAAAATATTTAAATCAGTAGTTAGCTTTGGTAATAAGTATGATGTCAAGATAGTTGATTTGATTAAATATTTTGCTCCAAAAGATGATATCAGTAATATAGCACTTTATGTTGAAGGATTTGACGAAGGTGAAGGAAGAAAATTCTATGAATTGGCTAAAGATATTGATAAACCAATAATTATTTATAAGTCAGGTAAAACTGATGCAGGAGCAAAAGCAGCAGCATCTCATACAGCGGCTATGTCTGGTGATTATGACGTGTTTAAAGCTGTATGTGAACAAGCGGGAGTTATTCTAATTGATGATATAAAGACTTATTATGATTGTATAAAGGCATTTTCATTGTTAGCAGATAAAAAAGTGAATGGTAGAAAAGTAGCTGGTGTCGTTAATGCAGGATTTGAGGCAACAATTGCAGCTGACGAATTAGGAAATCTAGAATTAGCTACTCTCAGTGATGAAACAAAAGAAAAATTAGAACAGCTTAATTATCATGGACTTATTGATACATCATCATCAATCATTGATGTAACACCTATGACAGAAGATGTTTTATATGCTAAATACATAGAAACTATCATACAGGATGATGCTGTTGATGCTTTGTTCGTTAGCATTGTTCCTCATGCTAATGATTTACGAGCTTTACCTAATGCATGTTATGAAGATGACAGTTTAGCTAATACACTTGTAAGGCTGGTCAAAAAATATAACAAACCAATTACAGTATCTGTCAATGCTGGTAAATTCTATAGAGAGTTCATTTCAATCATGGAAGAAGGCAAAATTGCGGTCTATAGTGATATAAGATCATCAGTGAAGGCACTTGATACATTTGTATCTTACAATACAAGAGATTTACAATAA
- the epsC gene encoding serine O-acetyltransferase EpsC translates to MGLIKFIKEEIKVIKDRDPAIKSTSEVFLYGSFKAIMSYRIANALFKRKHYFWARWVSQRAAKKTGIEIHPGATIGKNLFIDHGHGVVIGETCEIGDDVTIYQGVTLGGTGKEHGKRHPTIGNNVMISAGAKVLGSFKIGDNCRIGAGSVVLNEVPPNCTVVGIPARVVRRNNEKVSPCETLDQTHLPDPVRMEMCKLLTRIEKLEQKVASIPPEDYFKLFLHEKISR, encoded by the coding sequence ATGGGATTAATAAAGTTCATAAAAGAAGAGATAAAAGTAATTAAAGATAGAGACCCAGCTATAAAATCCACATCAGAAGTCTTCCTTTATGGCAGCTTTAAAGCTATAATGAGTTATAGAATAGCTAACGCATTATTTAAAAGAAAACATTACTTTTGGGCTAGATGGGTATCCCAAAGAGCAGCCAAAAAAACAGGCATAGAAATTCATCCAGGTGCTACTATAGGGAAAAATCTATTTATTGACCACGGTCATGGTGTAGTTATAGGGGAAACATGTGAAATTGGTGATGATGTAACTATTTATCAAGGAGTAACTTTAGGTGGAACTGGAAAAGAACATGGGAAAAGACATCCAACTATTGGAAATAATGTTATGATTAGTGCTGGAGCAAAAGTACTCGGTTCATTTAAAATTGGTGATAACTGTAGAATTGGAGCAGGGTCAGTAGTGCTAAATGAAGTACCTCCTAATTGTACAGTAGTAGGTATACCTGCTAGAGTTGTTCGCAGGAATAATGAAAAGGTATCACCGTGTGAGACACTAGACCAGACTCATCTACCAGATCCAGTAAGAATGGAGATGTGCAAATTACTTACTAGAATAGAAAAATTAGAGCAAAAGGTGGCATCAATACCACCTGAAGATTATTTTAAATTATTTTTGCATGAGAAGATTAGTAGATAA
- a CDS encoding DUF134 domain-containing protein, with protein MPRPKKCRRVDFFPEYTYFKPIGKSDEELEEIILNLEELEAMRLKDIEKLNQEKCAEKMHVSRQTFQNIIDSARQKVTKALTNGLAINITGGIYCTKKCKVICKDCNYEYEFDFSETAECPRCKSNKIYCMKKQQFCNRIMK; from the coding sequence ATGCCAAGACCAAAAAAATGTAGAAGAGTTGACTTTTTCCCTGAGTATACCTATTTTAAGCCTATTGGTAAATCTGATGAAGAATTAGAAGAAATTATTCTTAATCTAGAAGAATTAGAAGCTATGAGATTAAAGGACATAGAAAAATTGAACCAAGAAAAATGTGCAGAAAAAATGCATGTATCAAGGCAGACATTTCAAAATATAATTGATAGTGCTAGGCAAAAAGTTACTAAAGCATTAACTAATGGTTTGGCTATAAATATAACCGGCGGAATTTACTGCACTAAGAAATGCAAAGTTATTTGTAAAGATTGTAATTACGAATATGAGTTTGATTTTTCTGAAACAGCAGAGTGTCCTAGATGTAAATCAAACAAAATATATTGTATGAAAAAACAACAATTTTGTAATAGAATAATGAAATAG
- a CDS encoding putative polysaccharide biosynthesis protein has translation MTTQTKTFVKGAMILSIAGLIAKIFSALYRIPLAYLVGTEGIGYYTTVYPLYSILVSASLVGIPNALSKLTSEKIAEEDYYNAHYIYKYSLILISIFGAFISLIMVLGVDQIIKLGDWPNEVRYVIYGLAVSPIFISITGAFKGYFQGMQIMVPTALTQIIENITKVILGIGITYFLINMNYSITMSVGGAALGTSLGFLVSTVFIILYYLRRRYRINEKIDFSSHKRHIAFNAVAKKLIVIAIPITIVSAAYSIMNLIDSSTIYKRLGAISIDKLQAVDMYGQMGNAFTIINVPLTISLALMISIVPAVSIAVTKKNLEDLVAKIKLAIRFALLLALPAAIGLFLLAKPIMELLYPTSAGYEYLRLYSICLIFIILGQALAGILQGMGKYYFPLISLAVSIVIKVIMNYVLVASELQLKGAIIGSICYYIIYVLLNYLMIKKETKLKLNVIKIIIKPLISTGIMGLSVWLIYNGMIELVNSNTIATLLSIICGIIVYVIMLIVTRTLQEEDFAFIPNNEKIVKRLKNMKLIK, from the coding sequence ATGACTACGCAAACAAAAACATTTGTAAAAGGGGCAATGATTCTTTCAATTGCAGGTTTGATAGCAAAAATATTCAGTGCATTATATAGAATACCTTTGGCATACTTGGTTGGTACTGAAGGTATTGGATATTACACCACTGTGTATCCCCTTTATTCAATACTGGTTTCTGCATCTTTAGTAGGAATACCTAATGCTCTATCAAAATTGACATCAGAAAAAATAGCAGAGGAAGATTATTATAATGCTCACTATATTTATAAATATTCCTTAATTCTGATTAGCATATTTGGAGCATTTATTTCATTAATAATGGTACTGGGCGTTGACCAAATCATTAAGCTTGGAGATTGGCCAAATGAAGTTAGATACGTTATTTATGGACTAGCTGTATCTCCTATTTTTATTTCTATTACAGGAGCTTTTAAAGGCTACTTTCAAGGAATGCAGATAATGGTTCCTACGGCATTGACTCAAATTATTGAAAACATCACTAAAGTAATTTTAGGTATAGGGATTACATATTTTCTAATAAATATGAATTATAGTATCACTATGTCAGTAGGTGGAGCAGCACTAGGTACTTCATTGGGATTTTTGGTCTCTACAGTATTTATAATATTGTACTATTTGAGACGTAGATATAGAATAAATGAAAAAATAGATTTTTCATCTCATAAAAGGCATATTGCTTTTAATGCAGTAGCTAAAAAACTTATAGTTATAGCAATACCCATAACAATTGTCTCTGCTGCATATTCTATAATGAATCTTATAGATTCTAGTACTATCTATAAGCGACTTGGAGCGATATCAATAGATAAATTGCAGGCAGTTGATATGTATGGACAAATGGGTAACGCATTTACTATAATCAATGTTCCTCTTACTATAAGTCTTGCACTTATGATTAGCATAGTTCCAGCTGTATCTATTGCTGTAACTAAGAAAAACTTAGAGGATTTAGTAGCTAAAATAAAATTGGCGATAAGATTTGCACTTTTACTTGCTTTACCTGCAGCTATTGGCTTATTTTTGCTGGCAAAGCCTATAATGGAATTATTATATCCTACATCTGCTGGGTATGAGTACTTGAGGCTATATAGTATCTGTTTGATATTTATAATACTAGGACAGGCATTAGCAGGTATATTACAAGGAATGGGTAAATATTATTTTCCATTAATATCTCTTGCAGTAAGTATAGTCATAAAAGTTATAATGAATTATGTTTTAGTTGCAAGCGAATTACAATTAAAAGGTGCTATTATTGGTTCAATATGTTATTATATTATTTATGTCTTATTGAACTATCTGATGATAAAAAAAGAAACCAAATTAAAGCTTAATGTGATAAAAATAATTATAAAACCTTTAATTTCAACTGGCATTATGGGATTAAGCGTTTGGTTGATATATAATGGTATGATTGAATTGGTCAATAGCAATACTATAGCTACTTTATTATCTATAATATGTGGTATAATAGTATATGTAATAATGTTAATAGTAACAAGAACATTGCAAGAGGAAGATTTTGCATTTATCCCTAACAATGAAAAAATTGTTAAAAGGCTAAAAAATATGAAACTCATAAAATAA
- a CDS encoding copper amine oxidase N-terminal domain-containing protein, which produces MIVKKSCIAIALAGVMTLGTGITSQAISDTDIICYNSEEIMKKPVSIDTNIGVEGLAYQKDGYLMLPLRLTCERLGMDVKWVGETRSVEISKDSIWTSITLEKDSYFQGRMAPFSLGIAPELIDESTYVPAEFFNEIFDQDVFDIFERNKVDGTVSNIIETKNGKLISVEYDENKIIFIVNDNTKIADKFTNQELNVDDIEEGDRLIAIHDSKMTMSLPPQTYAYSINVEKADTIKGVTSNITQTKNGHMLTVDYDENKTIIFNISDETKITDQTTGEIKDITDIKNGDELVVKHSKIMTKSIPPQTVAYEIQICSNVKDK; this is translated from the coding sequence ATGATAGTCAAAAAAAGTTGTATTGCTATAGCTTTAGCTGGTGTAATGACATTAGGTACTGGAATTACCTCTCAGGCAATATCAGATACTGATATTATTTGTTATAATAGTGAAGAGATCATGAAGAAACCTGTATCCATAGATACTAATATTGGTGTAGAAGGTCTAGCATACCAGAAAGATGGTTATTTGATGCTACCCCTTAGATTAACATGTGAAAGATTAGGTATGGATGTAAAATGGGTAGGCGAAACACGTTCTGTTGAAATATCAAAAGATAGTATATGGACATCTATTACTTTAGAGAAAGACTCCTATTTCCAAGGAAGAATGGCTCCATTTTCATTAGGCATAGCTCCTGAATTAATTGATGAATCAACATATGTACCCGCTGAATTCTTTAATGAAATATTTGATCAAGACGTTTTTGATATATTTGAGAGAAATAAAGTTGACGGAACTGTAAGTAATATTATAGAAACTAAGAATGGAAAATTAATTAGTGTTGAGTATGATGAAAACAAAATAATATTTATTGTTAACGACAATACAAAAATTGCTGATAAATTCACTAATCAAGAATTAAATGTTGACGACATTGAAGAAGGCGATAGACTAATAGCTATACATGACTCTAAAATGACTATGTCTTTACCTCCTCAAACATATGCCTATAGCATTAATGTTGAAAAAGCAGATACGATAAAAGGAGTAACATCAAATATAACACAAACAAAAAATGGACATATGCTTACTGTTGACTATGATGAAAACAAAACAATTATATTTAACATTAGTGATGAAACGAAAATAACCGATCAAACTACAGGTGAAATCAAAGATATTACTGATATAAAAAATGGAGATGAACTTGTAGTGAAACATAGTAAAATTATGACTAAATCAATACCTCCTCAAACCGTTGCTTATGAAATTCAGATTTGTTCTAATGTAAAAGACAAATAA